TGAGAAGTGTGGAAAAATATTGTAGTGTGTAATGAGGTTAGTCTAGTGTGTAATGGGCTGTTGTATTCTGAAAGAAACAAGTCAAGAGTATTATTGTTGGATCGGTGTAGATTATGtcgcagtgggcttgaatctcttTAAAGAGAGTTAGCTATCATCGTTTCAGcctgaatatattttttatttatttttgccattttattttcaactgtagTTTATTGTATTTGTGGTATATTACACCtacaattttaaggagattcaaattTTTGTTACAGTTGAAAAAGTGTGGATCTCATTGAGATCTCAACGTCGCTCTCTTCAAGAGATGGAAAAGAAGAGATGTATGagtaaagtatttttttatttgctcAATTCAAACAGAGGAAAGGTAAAGAATTTTTTTACCTAATATCTTTCATGAATAAAGTGATACtacttttgatgaaaaattgatatttaaattcttaaaatagtggGATCatgaactaaaaaaaatcattgtgaaattgtgatttttgaatatttgaCAAAAATTGTAAAACGAGTATTACAAGTGCATTTATTAGTCTTGAAAAAATCACATGTTATTGTTGGATatgatttgataaattttgGCTCTAACATGTTatcaaagaaatgattaaaaaaaagttaattagtAGCCATTTTTACATTAAATATTTGGGTGAGATAAATTTGatggaatgaaaaaaatgataaaaatatgtgATGAAACTTTTCTTGACAAGTCacattttattgaaaaattgtgaaatgcaATTTTGTTGATTGTGCGAGTCTTGCAATTTCTTTTGATTCAAATTAAATATGTAAAAATTAtgtgacaaataaaaaagaagtttGCTAGCCTAATCAAAGATATGAGCTAGAGATGTGACTAATTGCActtgatatgatattatgtatATAGTATAGCATGTACAAGCAAATCGGGTATATTTACTTGGTACGAAACTTGGTGGTGttttatgagaaaaaatattatgcTATACTTAAAAGTTATGTTGGTGAGGATAAGAAAACTTGATGCTATTTGTTGGAGTTGAGAAcaacaaattatattatttgcTAACTCTACTTTGGAGGTTgaagtaaaaaaattaagtttaaatAGTGAAAAAGTGAATTGATTTTATTATATCAAACActttattttgagaaaataaattttctaaCTTTGATTAGTTATGATGGGACCAATATTATTGATAGAGTGTAAAATTGTTATTATAACGGTAAATTCATACTCATGAGGAGAAAATACAATATTGTGAGATCATATTGATCAGTTGTGTATCATCAATTTAATTGTGTTAAAATTtatgataatcttgcagattcaTAGACTAAGGCCTTACAAATATAAAGGGCCTGAAGCTCATCGAGGGGGATGATTTCAAGCTCATAAAATCTGAGTCATTTATGAGGAAACTCAATCTGGGGACGACAGATTCTATAACCAGGTTCAATGGAAAAAACGAATCATATGATGAATTGTTGTGAAATGCACTGttaataattttattcaatCCCTATAATGTGAGCGCATTTATCATGTAATGATTTGTGGAGGTTAAGTCTTTATCTCGTGTGAGTGGGGTGTCAGAATAGCATCTTTGAcagatttcacctatgtgagTGTGAAAATAAGCCATTTTCTATTAGAATGAGATTGTTCTCAAAAACACTCATGAAAACCAAGATAACACAAGGCGGTAATGTGCTGGCTATTAAAGCTTATGTCAACACCTTGAATATTATGTGTAAACAGTgatactttatttcttttaagtAGTCATAGTTTAAGTCTGAGATTACTACTGATTCTGGAGTAAAGGTTACTATTATACTAACTGAAGGTTCAATGCAGAACACGCCTTCATTATACATAGTCTCCCTTCAACTAAATTGGTGAAgtactttttattttaatattaaattaagtgGGAGATTGTTAGTGTGACATTTTactattaataaaatatatcatatgtCACATTATGTATCATGTTATGTCCATTGGTAGGCATTATATTTGTGCATCTTTACTCTCATCAATTGTGGTAGAATGTGGTCATTAGTTATTAGTAACTTTTGTAGCCACCAACTTTTCGTTTCACCCATTATTCTACCTCATTATGTCTTGTAACTTATGTAACCTTTTGGCTATTCATTTACCTACATTATTATCCACATTATTTCTATTCAATACAAGGAAGAATTACTCACTTGTAAACAATAGTGTTTTTTCCTTTGTGAAGTGTATGGCGAAAAGATGAGAATTATGGAAAAATATTGTAGTGTGTAGTGAGGTTAGTgtagtgaaagagagagttgagacaagaaaaatattctaagtCTTCAACTATAATCACTATATAAAAGAGAGTATTTATATGTTGAAGGAAGGTGAACGTTCTTATGTGGAGTTTTGAACTCTTCAACTGATCCAGAGTTGTTTGAGTTGTATAACGTTGCTTTGTTTACCGGCGAAGGCTTCCAAAGGCGACCTGCTTTCCATACTAGTTGTTACCTTATGCTGCCATTTTTCCAATATTATTGAATAACATGGCTTGGGGCTTGGGTTGTTGTATCCTAAATGGGACAAATCAAAAGTACTACTACTGGATAGATGTAGATTATGCCGCAGTGGACTTAAATCTCCTTAAAAAGaacgagatatccgcgcctcagtatgaatatatttttatttatttttatcattttattttcaactgtaatttattatatttatgatatattaCACCAACATATAGTGTCCCCAGTTTGTTCGTCTTTTGTTTAGTTCACTTCTTGtctaaatttattattataataaaactaAACCTTCTCTTGACTTGTGAACTATCAATGTCTCAACCCATGAGCTATAATGTGGGTCTTTAGGGATATtggtgattttttaaaaatagacttAATTGATCAAATCATGCCGAACCAAATTGATTATtagttctttaaaaatattagcttaagtttttatttaaatttataagaATGATTAGatagatttcaaattttataaattaaattttaaaaaacaccAATTACACACAATAAATCAGCTTCATGTTATGGTCAATCGTACCCAAGTGTTATACATTGGAGTAAATTTCTTAGATAAtcacccatgttttagataatCACCCCTAATAATTACTCCTCGATTTGAGATCCGAAAGAAGGGTATGGAGTTTCTCTAAGGTGCTAAAAGTTATCATTAGCGGCAACAATAGTCGCTACAAAAAAAGGAACAACAGTCGCCACGAAAAGGTATATAAGTCGCCACTAAGTTAAGGCTAAAAAGTTATCATTAGCGGCAACAATGGTCGCTAGGAAAAGGCATACAAGCGCCACTAATGGTTATTGTAAAAGTTTGTCTTAGCAGCAACAATAATCGCCACTAAAAGATATACAAGTGGCCACTAATAGTTATTCTAAGGTTATCATTAGCGGCGGCAACAATGGTCGCTACTAATAATTATGCCAAAAGTTAGTATTCGCGTCAACATTGGTCGCAACTAAAAGATATTATAAGTTGCCCCTAATAGTTGTGCTAAAATTTGTCATTAGCGGCAACAATGATCGCCACTAAAAGGAATAAAAGTCGCCACTAGAGATATATAAGTTTCCACGAATAGTTATTCTAAAATTTATCTTTAGCGGCAAGTATAGTCGCTACTAAAAAGAATACAAGTAGCCACAAATAGTGAGCAATCTAGTCAACATTAGTCGCCACTAAAGGATATATAAGTTGCCGctaaaaatatgccaaaaagTTATTGTTACCGGCAACCATAGTCGCCACGGAAAGATATACAAGTCGCCGGTAATACCCCGCTAAATGTTAGTATTAGCGGCAACTTTAGTCGCCGCTAAAAGTTATACTAGTCGCCGCTAAAAGTTATACTAGTCGCCGCTAAAAGTTATATTAACCCGTTAAAAATTAGTATTTAGTTAACGACCGACATGGAAGTTTAATCATACTTCAACCaataaagagaagagaagaacgTATAGCTGACATTCTCACGTCAGGTTCCAACATAAAGTTCTCAAATGGAAGATAACGAGTGCCATAATAGTCGAGTATTATAAGGAGAACACCCGTCGCATTAACCACCGACGTGGGACTTTTTCATActtcaacaaaaaaaagaggagaacaTACAGTTGACATTCCCACGTCAGGTTCCCAACATAAAGTTCTCAAATGAAAGATAAGAGTGCCATAAATAGTTGAGTAGTTATTTACTCTTTATTTACCCCTCAAAAAGAATACCTGCAGAGAGACAGTTCTAATTGCACTCTACTATGTTGTAGAACGCTGCAAACTCTAATCATCGGACAAAATGATAGTAATATTATTCCCTAAGCCCTTGCATGCTTAGAATGTACATCTCGAAATCCTCGAGATCAGTTGACAACATCAAGGACCAACTTCCGGGATTTGAGGACAGACCATCTCAAACGACGGTAGTAAGCTGCTTGGAGAAGTGCGAGAGATAAAACAAATATCCATTTAAAACCCATCTGTAGAAATTAAAATGTCAGAGTCGGGAATATATTATGGCACAACATATGGGGTGATCGACTGACATCCAATATGCACACAAATCAGCTACTCAGAATGTGATAGCAGAACACTAAACTTGGTGTAACGTGGATACCCTCAGCAAGTTTAATTCTTTCAGGCTTCAGCAAGCATACAAGCATATATAGAAACTTTTGGAAGaactttaattaaaaaagaaggTGCCCACAATCTAATAAACAAAACACGGATTGATGTAGATGCAGGAAATGAAGGTGAAGTTGTTGCAACTTACCAGCTTTCTCTCTTCCATCTCTGGTTCAGCAGCCCATGACAAGAATGAGACAACATCTTTTCCCATCTGTCAACGTAAGCATTATAACTTCCGCGGAGACGGTTCAAAACATATAGCAGATGTAAGGGGGggaaattaaagatatataacCTGTGCCTCCGTCGCAGGGACACCATCCTCATACTCAACGGCACCATCATTAAGCATTTTGGGCATTGCTATAGCTCCACCAGGGAAGTAAGGATTATAGTGAAGTCCTTCTCGAATCTATAATGAGAATTGAGCAGCAAAATGAGTTCTACTGAAATGAAGAATTattgacaaattggtatcaaaaGACAGGTTATGTTTATTCTTCTCCCTCCTCGTACTCTTGAATAAAGAAAGGCTTTTCCCAGTCACAGCAGGGTCAACCAACTAAGagtctgtttggattgacttttggCTTATGACTTAAAAGCCAAAAGCCATAACTTATGGCTTATTTTTGTTAGGCTTAAGTCATCGGCTGCCCCTTAAAGTTGTCCGCATaattcacttagacacctcaactaggaCTAGTACCTATtgaacacctaaaatattcaaaatgtgTACCTATTAAACACAAACAGATGATGTGGCAAAAACTGTGTTCTTCACTTTCTATGGGCGCATGAAGATATCCCAAATGATATTTTTcgtttttttttccagaataaGTACACTTGTTTTTGCTTGCTTTATTGACATTTGGCATTaataaatgacaaaaaaaattatttatttgttaaaacAATAGTTTCTTAAGAAAAACTAAAAGGAAAATCAGCCCCCATCAAAATAAGAGAAGGAAGtgattttagaaagaaaaaaaaaacactatcAATTTGAAATGGGAATAAGAAAGAAGACATAAAGAGAAACAGAAATAGTGAATCATACTTAATATATGGTAAAACCTCCATTTTTCTAAATGAAGAATAACAATGGTGGACAAGAGGTGGCTTTTAGgggaaagagaagaaagggagAAGTTTGGGGTGAGCTACAGTGGGGTGGGGTAAgtggattttttcttttttgttttatttgaaattcatttctttttaaatttagacttttttatattcaaaatttatttttataattattttaaattaaaatgccACATGTCTTCATTTGATTTGTTATCTTGCCATGTCATTTGCATGTGTATTACACGTACTTCCTCTTTTGACTAGGTGTCAGAACAATGTTTGATAGGTTTTTAGTTTTTAAGATTGGAGTGTCTAATAGGAAAAAGGGTTTGTTGAAGTGTCTACGTAAAATATACGGACAACTTTAAAGGGCTCCATATTGACTTAAGcctttttgttattttggcttaaaatcAGGTGCATATaagcatttttttaattttacccAAACACCACAAAACTgcttaaaagctattttggcttaaaaagccctaaaataagtcaatccaaatagaCTCTAAATTAGAATATGCCAGTACCAATACCTCCTAGCAACATCTTCAGATGCACGCTATCTTTTTATCAtatataactatttttatcaaCTAGTTCCTCTAGTCGAAACAAAAGAAAAGCAGTCACAAAGCAAAGTAGCTTGAGACAGAGGAATTACCGAGACACCAGCAGGAGGGTCGCGGTAGCCAGTTAGAAGAGCAAAAACATAGTTTTGACCATTATGACGAGCCTGTAAAGTGAAACAAATCAGGCAATGCAGATCAAATCTTCGTCAAACTTTAGAAGACAATCAGTACCTTAGTAATTAGACTTAGATCAGGAGGATAGGCTCCTCCATTAGCAAACCTTGCAGCTGCTTCATTAGCATAAGGCTGAGGGAAACGATCACTCAGCTTCCCAGGGCGTGTAAACATCTCACCTTCGTCATTAGGCCCATCAACCACCTCAATTTCTGCTGCCATGGCCTTGGTCTCTTCCTCAGTGTATGCAACACCAACAAGATCACGATATGAAATTAGAGACATTGAGTGGCAAGAGGCGCAAACTTGCTGGTAAACCTGGTGACCTCGACGGATCCTGTATTAAAAATGGAGGCACACAAGTTAATTGCCTTTTACATCTTCTTTGAAACTTTAGTGTAAAAAATAGCTTTTGAAAAGCAAAACTTGATATCCATTCTCTAGATGGTAAGAGACTTGAAAAATAAGGCTACCCAGTATGAACACCAACTACACCTATACCCATCATGATACATGGGAAAATACTGTAAGAACACATGCTGAAATTACTTTTGTCTGTGgacatatattttcttatgatatatAATAACTAAGACAAAATTTATTGAACCAGATCTTTACCAATAAAAAGAGAATATATACTAAGAAACTTTAACAACCACAGCAGCACATAAGTACTTACGAAGCATGGTCATAAGAACTGAGGATGCCTTCGTGTGGCCAGGGATAGCTGGGACACTCTAGTCCATGCTCTGCCTCATCAGAATAAGCAATTGTTGCAAAACTAAGGAGCCCAGACACTCCAGCACCAATGACTGCAAGTGCTCTGAAAGACTTCGAGCCAGCAGATCCAAGTCCATCCAGGCCAGGCTTCAGAATAAATAATAGAAATAGTTTGCTCAGCTGAAAATTATTCCATGTGCTTTTACAAGGCATCCAATACAAATGTTAATGAATTACCAGAACACCACTATAGCTGCCTGTTGCAACATAAACAACGAATTCTTCTAGGAAAGGAAAATCAAATGAACATAAAGCTAGCTACTTTGAAATATTGTATCCATCTAGTGAGCTAGAAGGAAGAGTTTCATCTCTTTGGTGGTGATAATATCATAAATAAGCCTTCCTTTTCCTCCATTTGCCACAATGAGCACAACCAACTTCAAAGAATGCATGGAATTGATATCCTTGTAGATGAGCAATTGCTCACCTAAAAGATACTATTGTTGCAATCTAaggcaacaacaacatacccagtgtagttCCACAAAGTGGGGGTTTgaggaggatagagtgtacgcagacatTACCCCACCTCAacggtagagaggttgtttcctaTAGACCCTCTGCTCAGGGAAATGTTGTGATCTAAGGCATAGAGTATACATTGGCACAGTCAAAAGCAAATTCAAGTATATGACAGCAATTCTATGGTTATACAAGATAAGATCAAATTAAAAACGATCACATTCGCCAAAAGGTGCAAGTAGCACACATAGAGGATAAAATATGAGAAAGTCTCTTGAGGTGGTTTGGACATGTCCTACAGATGCACTGGTTTTAGGTGAGAAGCTACGGAGAGTAAAGGTGTAAAAGGGAAAGAAGTTGCCTTAAAAGACCTACAAATCTTTGGTATCAATGCAAACTTAGCTAAAGATAGGACATAATGGAAGAAAAAGATTCATATAGTTGATATCTGCTAGTGAAAATAGGTATTTTAGACTTCTTGTTGTCATTATTACtacatattattattaataatatgtagaaatgcaaggtaagactgcgtacaatagacctttgtggtcgggcccttccccgaaccctgcacatagcgggagctttagtgcactggGCTGccctttattattattattattaacttatttttcacttttatttttgggaaaagggtcaaattttCCCCTCTACTATGCAAAAAGGCTCAATTTTACCCTTCATTATACTATCAAGTCCGAATGGGAACTTCCCAAATTTCATAATCACAAAACATTCAAAGAGGCCTCTAGTGGGTAGGAGTGTGAACACCGAATCAGCCAATAAACCGAACCGAAAAAAATGCTATTGGGTTATTGTTACTGCGTTATTGAGTTAACAgatttttaatggttttataaaaaaaattatcaggtTATTGGTTCgatattcattttttaatattgggttaCTGGATAAACCGATAACCCATTaatacaatatatttttttgatgaagtaatTAGTTTTATTGCAGGCATCAAGTAGATGCATAATAGTTACAAAAGCAAAGTAGTAAAAGGTCAGCTCTCATTTACATTGTTAGTTAAGAGTTAGGGAGCTGACAAAGTTCAGAAATGAATCAAAGGAATCTAGAAGGGATAAATAAACCCAACTATACAAAAACATAAGGCAATTAGCTTTTAAAGATTGGTAGGtagttgatattccatcaaAGCATCTTCTATTACTTTCGTTCCAGATACTCCAAAAAATAGCTGCAGGTATCATCTTCCAAATTCTCTTGATGGTGCTATATTAATTTACAACtttacccctacatcaattaaatattaatatcagtACTTTATTAGTTACTATTTTTGCCCTTTAGCCTTCAATTCACGTTATTATCCTAGTTTTTTTGCTTGTGTTGCACTAGTATAGTTCTTTTCATATTAGTTACAactatttctattttatgagcattctaTAACGTTACATTATTATCTTGTCACACCAAATTGTTGaagtcatataattattttatgagcaatttcttattggttaaatcgAAAATCGAATCATTAAGGACCAAAAATTGTTAAATCGAGAGccgataaaaaatatcttattaggTTGGTTATTGGTTTAGTGTATTTAAAAATCGAAAACCGATAATACCGAActgataatacataaaatcgaacaaaatcaactgatgcatgttgacacccaattttgaccgacctataattattttttgaatcactatcttaatagataggcatttttaaaaaattatgttcttgtattatatatatatttataaagttaatttttttagtctgtacccaaaaaaaaatcatatattttgaattttcatagcttataatattattaacatcATTTCTTATCGTTTGTGAAAATAACaagctttgtacattcaaatattttttcacattatttagtatatattatatgcGTGGGTGTGTTTTCTTTGTAATATATTACTTAACTAAGTATATTTTaccaatttacttattcatattaatttgtgCATATTGCATACCTATTTTAATACGACTTATATGCACATCCATATAAAGTtgttacttaattaagtttattatgtattttaattaatatatatgtcatacatctattttagtatgcattatatacatatgttgcatcacgtatatatatatatatatgtcacttAACCGAgtcctttttataattttacttattcacATTGGTATATACGTAttgcatatctattttaatatattttgtatGCGTATGTATATAAAAGGGGTTATTacttaagtttattatatatttctacttgtttatatatgtatgtatatatataaatattacacATCTATTTTTGGTATGTATTATATATGGGcgtttatatgtatatatgtatatatacgcatatatttatattatatgtacatgcatatttattttatatataatattaatacttgataaatttaaaattttacttattcaacatgtATTTGACAATTAATTAGATGACATTTTTACAACTATTTATAATTATGTCCTAATCAATTTTAATATAGTCTATTTTTATACTCAATTTTAATCTCAACCGTACATTACATTTTTGATCCATGgccataattaattctatcattttttattattattacccaAATCCTAAACCTAAActaatttttccttttcattttagatttttgggtcatcttctccaaaggagaagaaaaagaaccgCCGCACCTCCTCCATCCCCAGCAGAGTCGCCAAActgttatgccctatttttaaccgaggttagataaagcacaacatATTGACTCTAAAAGGATTGattattgtatagagtcgccacctaatttattaaggaaaataaggaaaacctatttgatgcatgacctgTATGATTCACGTTTCGATCTACGAAAaaccagtttagattctaggtaagggtttacattattccaaagggaaggtgttaggcatcctttgaaatccacaaaatgtagtacccggctagacttaatttatcaatgaGGGAGGGATAATATTACTATTTTGCAagtataacacatatatatgtaaaaaatatttattaaaattatataaaacatatgtataaaaagaatatgaatcaaataaataatgtatgttattgtcaactatatgtataaaaatatgagaaaataatataaatgtataaaaaaaaaaactcttttacCATATGAAAAGAAGAAcactattaaatattattttttgtaaaatatctCTGAATACAAATGCTTGACAAAATATTAGtagagaataattaaaataatttttaaatatatgtatctttatatatactataaaaaatagaattctattatATGGTGGGTTCAGATGCGTAACTATAATAACTGTTACATctctatattatttttttttgcaaataagGAGCAATGTCATGGTGATTCGTAAAAAAATCAATTCGATTGttcaaaaatagtttaatttaatgagtcaccataattttaggataattaaaaaaaccaattaattattttaaaatgccTGCAAAACCAATGGATTTATTCCGAAGAGAAGGTATTAGCATCCTTCAAAAATCCACAACTGTGAATCCCAACtgaactcattttttaaattgaggagataaaaaatattgcacaaatatataatgaaatatacataagAGTAAATTAAAGCAATAATATAAGGAACGGCCTAATATTTGtctaacgtcaataatatacacaataataaatttaaaatattattcgaaCTTAATTCGAATAGCTTCCTCGGAAAGCAGTTCTGAATACCTGTAAAAGACTTGATAAAGTGTTAGTGAGggataaatattaataatgatgatgattatgataataataataataataataataactaaaaatagcattcgtcttataaacatggaaggccttggaaatcgacggtaatttcttcatcgaccGTTTTAACTtgtaaaaatataatacataatgtaaacttaaactaaaatttccgtCTTTAAATAGGGAGGCCTCAAAAACCGACGGAGAGATCTTTTCATTGGCCATAATTTTATCCACCGTTGATATTCTAACCGACTTCATTCtagtgaatgttgaaggtaGAATCTCTTCAGATTTGGACAACTTAATGAACTCATCGATCTTGACAATAGCTTTTGacattttattatataaaaagGGACTCAAACAAAACCCTATTGCTCAAAAACTTTACAATACACTTATAAACAAACGAACCCGGGGGGGCAGTCTTATGGACTTCCCGCACCGCCTCATCTAATTGAGCGTAATACGCACAATTATTTAAGGACTTTGACACATCTGCTAGAGAAATTCGGAATTCCTCGAGATGCTCCTTGTCACTGATATGCTTAGCCCCCAATTTGGATATGATTTTCAAGGGGTCAACATATACTATAGCACCTCTGTCATGATGAATAACGTAACGGCCGCAGAAATAGCCATACGTTTTCTTGAACAGTTTAGCCTCAAAATTCCACATCAGATTTGCACAACTCTGTATATTGGGTAATTCACAACCCTTCGGTAAATAGACAAGACTATCATCGCCGCAAAATGCAGCCTTGATAACTTTCTCCATAGGTAACATTGAAGCCATACATGCTGCAATAATTACTGTATTACCAATAAAAGTTGTTACATCACCACTCTTCCTTTGGTACCATAAACAAGTTTTGATACCGGCTGTGTAATCCTTTAGAGTTGTTTTTCTATGACCTTGTTTCCACACTTCCGCCAGGAATTCATCTATTCCGAGCCTTTTCCAGATTTCGTACTCTACTGCACAATGGAACTCATTTTGGCTTTTGTCATATTTGCTCACATCAAGCTCCAACACTTCCATCGGCTGATGAGCATCAAGATCAgagaaaaattcttcaattt
This Solanum dulcamara chromosome 8, daSolDulc1.2, whole genome shotgun sequence DNA region includes the following protein-coding sequences:
- the LOC129899343 gene encoding cytochrome c1-1, heme protein, mitochondrial; the protein is MSLGKKIRIGFDGFGRINRFITRGAGQRNESKLPSRNDALKPGLDGLGSAGSKSFRALAVIGAGVSGLLSFATIAYSDEAEHGLECPSYPWPHEGILSSYDHASIRRGHQVYQQVCASCHSMSLISYRDLVGVAYTEEETKAMAAEIEVVDGPNDEGEMFTRPGKLSDRFPQPYANEAAARFANGGAYPPDLSLITKARHNGQNYVFALLTGYRDPPAGVSIREGLHYNPYFPGGAIAMPKMLNDGAVEYEDGVPATEAQMGKDVVSFLSWAAEPEMEERKLMGFKWIFVLSLALLQAAYYRRLRWSVLKSRKLVLDVVN